Proteins encoded together in one Salmo trutta unplaced genomic scaffold, fSalTru1.1, whole genome shotgun sequence window:
- the LOC115181887 gene encoding uncharacterized protein LOC115181887 isoform X1, whose amino-acid sequence MEGTRGWPSDQQYFLKMHLPRIKKRTQSPHRETVSPVLSYYSEPAYLQHRKDVTRDLATLPGGTRRGALEEEDQEETLSLRSMPSMRSTLSHASKVKRSRGFPKRHTIPELRLPPVTKIHPDPRASLELRGTGYLRCSRLPPIIKSTRTHEPLHQERPPGPAGYRPEKKGDVPPGLPEKEAVGLKKKGDVPPGLPEKEAVGLKKQGDVPPGLPEKEAVGLKKQGDVPPGLPEKEAVGLKKQGDVPPGLPEKEAVGLKKQGDVPPGLPEKKAVGLKKSFNNEDLLEVPVVTMSKVISDQPPPKTQRITFHSPVLQAVYPITPDNETQTRKAEEDRKPLYPRVLSSTPTCAIYNTIGPENVYRFQPHLLRDNPPPYSSEWTDPKALTQGRTEWTEPRAPTQGRKEMLLIRLSITWSKAENSSNLRQPQSQSQLQRCPIRPLKPALRRLPISNTRRLRDCGRRGTTLGCLWEEEEGCVPAPVPVQPGLLEPFTGFKEHLCRQLLHSPTPLAQLLEKASEGDHIDRQADRQVDRPVDRQIMSQVPQVHTLQTPCSTLPAHTVQLSGSQGPGGALPRITMTRPTPSPKLPLLQSHNKNRHAA is encoded by the exons ATGGAAGGAACAAGaggctg GCCCTCTGATCAGCAGTACTTCCTTAAGATGCACCTCCCCAGGATCAAGAAGAGAACCCAATCACCCCACAGAGAGACCGTTTCCCCTGTCCTCTCATACTACTCAGAGCCAGCCTACCTGCAGCACCGTAAG GATGTGACTAGAGATCTGGCCACGCTGCCTGGCGGAACGAGAAGAGGAGCGCTGGAGGAGGAAGACCAGGAAGAGACGCTGAGCCTACGGAGCATGCCCAGTATGAGAAGCACCCTGAGTCACGCCTCAAAGGTGAAAAGGTCACGGGGGTTCCCGAAGAGACACACCATCCCCGAGCTCAGACTGCCCCCTGTTACTAAGATTCATCCTGACCCCAG AGCCAGTCTGGAATTGAGGGGAACTGGCTACCTGAGATGTTCCAGACTTCCACCCATCATCAAATCTACCAGAACCCATGAGCCTCTGCACCAGGAGAGACCCCCAGGTCCAGCTGGGTACAG GCCTGAGAAGAAGGGAGATGTCCCCCCTGGACTTCCAGAGAAGGAGGCTGTTGGTCTGAAGAAGAAGGGAGACGTCCCCCCTGGACTTCCAGAGAAGGAGGCTGTTGGTCTGAAGAAGCAGGGAGACGTCCCCCCTGGACTTCCAGAGAAGGAGGCTGTTGGTCTGAAGAAGCAGGGAGACGTCCCCCCTGGACTTCCAGAGAAGGAGGCTGTTGGTCTGAAGAAGCAGGGAGATGTCCCCCCTGGACTTCCAGAGAAGGAGGCTGTTGGTCTGAAGAAGCAGGGAGACGTCCCCCCTGGACTTCCAGAGAAGAAGGCTGTTGGTCTGAAGAAGAGTTTTAATAATGAGGACCTCCTCGAAGTACCTGTTGTGACCATGTCCAAGGTCATTTCTGATCAACCTCCACCCAAGACCCAACGCATCACGTTCCACAGCCCCGTGCTGCAGGCAGTGTACCCCATCACCCCTGACAATGAAACACAAACCAGGAAGGCAGAGGAAGATAGAAAACCCCTGTATCCCAGAGTCCTCTCTTCTACACCCACCTGTGCTATATATAACACCATCGGTCCTGAGAATGTATACAGATTCCAGCCACACCTTCTGAGAGATAACCCCCCTCCATACTCCTCTGAGTGGACCGATCCAAAGGCTTTAACCCAAGGAAGGACTGAGTGGACTGAACCAAGGGCTCCAACCCAGGGGAGGAAAGAGATGCTGTTGATCAGACTGAGCATCACATGGTCCAAGGCCGAGAACAGCAGCAACCTGAGACAGCCACAGTCCCAGTCTCAGCTCCAGCGTTGCCCCATCCGTCCTCTGAAACCAGCCCTGAGAAGACTGCCCATCTCCAACACAAGGAGGCTGAGGGACTGTGGGAGACGGGGGACGACGTTGGGGTGtctgtgggaggaggaggaggggtgtgtcCCAGCCCCGGTCCCAGTCCAGCCTGGGTTACTGGAGCCCTTTACAGGGTTCAAAGAGCACCTCTGTCGCCAGCTTCTCCACTCCCCCACCCCCCTGGCCCAGCTTCTGGAGAAGGCCTCCGAGGGAGACcatatagacagacaggcagacagacaggtagacagaccagTAGATAGACAGATAATGTCCCAGGTTCCTCAGGTGCATACCCTCCAGACCCCCTGCAGTACTCTGCCAGCCCATACCGTGCAGCTGTCTGGATCTCAGGGTCCAGGAGGGGCTCTGCCCAGAATCACCATGACCAGACCAACTCCTTCCCCCAAACTCCCCCTCCTTCAGTCACACAATAAGAACAGGCATGCagcatag
- the LOC115181887 gene encoding uncharacterized protein LOC115181887 isoform X3: MEGTRGWPSDQQYFLKMHLPRIKKRTQSPHRETVSPVLSYYSEPAYLQHRKDVTRDLATLPGGTRRGALEEEDQEETLSLRSMPSMRSTLSHASKVKRSRGFPKRHTIPELRLPPVTKIHPDPRASLELRGTGYLRCSRLPPIIKSTRTHEPLHQERPPGPAGPEKKGDVPPGLPEKEAVGLKKKGDVPPGLPEKEAVGLKKQGDVPPGLPEKEAVGLKKQGDVPPGLPEKEAVGLKKQGDVPPGLPEKEAVGLKKQGDVPPGLPEKKAVGLKKSFNNEDLLEVPVVTMSKVISDQPPPKTQRITFHSPVLQAVYPITPDNETQTRKAEEDRKPLYPRVLSSTPTCAIYNTIGPENVYRFQPHLLRDNPPPYSSEWTDPKALTQGRTEWTEPRAPTQGRKEMLLIRLSITWSKAENSSNLRQPQSQSQLQRCPIRPLKPALRRLPISNTRRLRDCGRRGTTLGCLWEEEEGCVPAPVPVQPGLLEPFTGFKEHLCRQLLHSPTPLAQLLEKASEGDHIDRQADRQVDRPVDRQIMSQVPQVHTLQTPCSTLPAHTVQLSGSQGPGGALPRITMTRPTPSPKLPLLQSHNKNRHAA; the protein is encoded by the exons ATGGAAGGAACAAGaggctg GCCCTCTGATCAGCAGTACTTCCTTAAGATGCACCTCCCCAGGATCAAGAAGAGAACCCAATCACCCCACAGAGAGACCGTTTCCCCTGTCCTCTCATACTACTCAGAGCCAGCCTACCTGCAGCACCGTAAG GATGTGACTAGAGATCTGGCCACGCTGCCTGGCGGAACGAGAAGAGGAGCGCTGGAGGAGGAAGACCAGGAAGAGACGCTGAGCCTACGGAGCATGCCCAGTATGAGAAGCACCCTGAGTCACGCCTCAAAGGTGAAAAGGTCACGGGGGTTCCCGAAGAGACACACCATCCCCGAGCTCAGACTGCCCCCTGTTACTAAGATTCATCCTGACCCCAG AGCCAGTCTGGAATTGAGGGGAACTGGCTACCTGAGATGTTCCAGACTTCCACCCATCATCAAATCTACCAGAACCCATGAGCCTCTGCACCAGGAGAGACCCCCAGGTCCAGCTGG GCCTGAGAAGAAGGGAGATGTCCCCCCTGGACTTCCAGAGAAGGAGGCTGTTGGTCTGAAGAAGAAGGGAGACGTCCCCCCTGGACTTCCAGAGAAGGAGGCTGTTGGTCTGAAGAAGCAGGGAGACGTCCCCCCTGGACTTCCAGAGAAGGAGGCTGTTGGTCTGAAGAAGCAGGGAGACGTCCCCCCTGGACTTCCAGAGAAGGAGGCTGTTGGTCTGAAGAAGCAGGGAGATGTCCCCCCTGGACTTCCAGAGAAGGAGGCTGTTGGTCTGAAGAAGCAGGGAGACGTCCCCCCTGGACTTCCAGAGAAGAAGGCTGTTGGTCTGAAGAAGAGTTTTAATAATGAGGACCTCCTCGAAGTACCTGTTGTGACCATGTCCAAGGTCATTTCTGATCAACCTCCACCCAAGACCCAACGCATCACGTTCCACAGCCCCGTGCTGCAGGCAGTGTACCCCATCACCCCTGACAATGAAACACAAACCAGGAAGGCAGAGGAAGATAGAAAACCCCTGTATCCCAGAGTCCTCTCTTCTACACCCACCTGTGCTATATATAACACCATCGGTCCTGAGAATGTATACAGATTCCAGCCACACCTTCTGAGAGATAACCCCCCTCCATACTCCTCTGAGTGGACCGATCCAAAGGCTTTAACCCAAGGAAGGACTGAGTGGACTGAACCAAGGGCTCCAACCCAGGGGAGGAAAGAGATGCTGTTGATCAGACTGAGCATCACATGGTCCAAGGCCGAGAACAGCAGCAACCTGAGACAGCCACAGTCCCAGTCTCAGCTCCAGCGTTGCCCCATCCGTCCTCTGAAACCAGCCCTGAGAAGACTGCCCATCTCCAACACAAGGAGGCTGAGGGACTGTGGGAGACGGGGGACGACGTTGGGGTGtctgtgggaggaggaggaggggtgtgtcCCAGCCCCGGTCCCAGTCCAGCCTGGGTTACTGGAGCCCTTTACAGGGTTCAAAGAGCACCTCTGTCGCCAGCTTCTCCACTCCCCCACCCCCCTGGCCCAGCTTCTGGAGAAGGCCTCCGAGGGAGACcatatagacagacaggcagacagacaggtagacagaccagTAGATAGACAGATAATGTCCCAGGTTCCTCAGGTGCATACCCTCCAGACCCCCTGCAGTACTCTGCCAGCCCATACCGTGCAGCTGTCTGGATCTCAGGGTCCAGGAGGGGCTCTGCCCAGAATCACCATGACCAGACCAACTCCTTCCCCCAAACTCCCCCTCCTTCAGTCACACAATAAGAACAGGCATGCagcatag
- the LOC115181887 gene encoding uncharacterized protein LOC115181887 isoform X2 — MSLVDRPSDQQYFLKMHLPRIKKRTQSPHRETVSPVLSYYSEPAYLQHRKDVTRDLATLPGGTRRGALEEEDQEETLSLRSMPSMRSTLSHASKVKRSRGFPKRHTIPELRLPPVTKIHPDPRASLELRGTGYLRCSRLPPIIKSTRTHEPLHQERPPGPAGYRPEKKGDVPPGLPEKEAVGLKKKGDVPPGLPEKEAVGLKKQGDVPPGLPEKEAVGLKKQGDVPPGLPEKEAVGLKKQGDVPPGLPEKEAVGLKKQGDVPPGLPEKKAVGLKKSFNNEDLLEVPVVTMSKVISDQPPPKTQRITFHSPVLQAVYPITPDNETQTRKAEEDRKPLYPRVLSSTPTCAIYNTIGPENVYRFQPHLLRDNPPPYSSEWTDPKALTQGRTEWTEPRAPTQGRKEMLLIRLSITWSKAENSSNLRQPQSQSQLQRCPIRPLKPALRRLPISNTRRLRDCGRRGTTLGCLWEEEEGCVPAPVPVQPGLLEPFTGFKEHLCRQLLHSPTPLAQLLEKASEGDHIDRQADRQVDRPVDRQIMSQVPQVHTLQTPCSTLPAHTVQLSGSQGPGGALPRITMTRPTPSPKLPLLQSHNKNRHAA, encoded by the exons ATGTCTCTTGTGGACAGGCCCTCTGATCAGCAGTACTTCCTTAAGATGCACCTCCCCAGGATCAAGAAGAGAACCCAATCACCCCACAGAGAGACCGTTTCCCCTGTCCTCTCATACTACTCAGAGCCAGCCTACCTGCAGCACCGTAAG GATGTGACTAGAGATCTGGCCACGCTGCCTGGCGGAACGAGAAGAGGAGCGCTGGAGGAGGAAGACCAGGAAGAGACGCTGAGCCTACGGAGCATGCCCAGTATGAGAAGCACCCTGAGTCACGCCTCAAAGGTGAAAAGGTCACGGGGGTTCCCGAAGAGACACACCATCCCCGAGCTCAGACTGCCCCCTGTTACTAAGATTCATCCTGACCCCAG AGCCAGTCTGGAATTGAGGGGAACTGGCTACCTGAGATGTTCCAGACTTCCACCCATCATCAAATCTACCAGAACCCATGAGCCTCTGCACCAGGAGAGACCCCCAGGTCCAGCTGGGTACAG GCCTGAGAAGAAGGGAGATGTCCCCCCTGGACTTCCAGAGAAGGAGGCTGTTGGTCTGAAGAAGAAGGGAGACGTCCCCCCTGGACTTCCAGAGAAGGAGGCTGTTGGTCTGAAGAAGCAGGGAGACGTCCCCCCTGGACTTCCAGAGAAGGAGGCTGTTGGTCTGAAGAAGCAGGGAGACGTCCCCCCTGGACTTCCAGAGAAGGAGGCTGTTGGTCTGAAGAAGCAGGGAGATGTCCCCCCTGGACTTCCAGAGAAGGAGGCTGTTGGTCTGAAGAAGCAGGGAGACGTCCCCCCTGGACTTCCAGAGAAGAAGGCTGTTGGTCTGAAGAAGAGTTTTAATAATGAGGACCTCCTCGAAGTACCTGTTGTGACCATGTCCAAGGTCATTTCTGATCAACCTCCACCCAAGACCCAACGCATCACGTTCCACAGCCCCGTGCTGCAGGCAGTGTACCCCATCACCCCTGACAATGAAACACAAACCAGGAAGGCAGAGGAAGATAGAAAACCCCTGTATCCCAGAGTCCTCTCTTCTACACCCACCTGTGCTATATATAACACCATCGGTCCTGAGAATGTATACAGATTCCAGCCACACCTTCTGAGAGATAACCCCCCTCCATACTCCTCTGAGTGGACCGATCCAAAGGCTTTAACCCAAGGAAGGACTGAGTGGACTGAACCAAGGGCTCCAACCCAGGGGAGGAAAGAGATGCTGTTGATCAGACTGAGCATCACATGGTCCAAGGCCGAGAACAGCAGCAACCTGAGACAGCCACAGTCCCAGTCTCAGCTCCAGCGTTGCCCCATCCGTCCTCTGAAACCAGCCCTGAGAAGACTGCCCATCTCCAACACAAGGAGGCTGAGGGACTGTGGGAGACGGGGGACGACGTTGGGGTGtctgtgggaggaggaggaggggtgtgtcCCAGCCCCGGTCCCAGTCCAGCCTGGGTTACTGGAGCCCTTTACAGGGTTCAAAGAGCACCTCTGTCGCCAGCTTCTCCACTCCCCCACCCCCCTGGCCCAGCTTCTGGAGAAGGCCTCCGAGGGAGACcatatagacagacaggcagacagacaggtagacagaccagTAGATAGACAGATAATGTCCCAGGTTCCTCAGGTGCATACCCTCCAGACCCCCTGCAGTACTCTGCCAGCCCATACCGTGCAGCTGTCTGGATCTCAGGGTCCAGGAGGGGCTCTGCCCAGAATCACCATGACCAGACCAACTCCTTCCCCCAAACTCCCCCTCCTTCAGTCACACAATAAGAACAGGCATGCagcatag